The window TCGGCCAGCCGCGCGAGCACGGGCACCGCGAGCGCGGAGAACGCCAGCTGGGCCGCCTCGAACCAGTTGACGTCGCCCACGGGGACCCGCAGGCGGGCCGCGACGTCGGTGAGCAGCGGCGTGTAGAACGCCTGCAGCACGCCGGAGACCAGCTCCACCAGCACCAGGACGCCGACGACGGCGACCAGCGAGCGCCGCGCCGCCGCGCCGGGCGCGGTCACGGCAGCCCGCGCAGCAGCGCGGTGGTCCAGCGCACCCCGTCGAGCAGGTCCGCGACGGCGACGTGCTCGTCCACGCCGTGGATCCCCGCCCGCTGCGCGCGGCTCATGCGCAGCGGGGAGAACCGGTGGACCCGCTCGGCCAGGACCGTCCAGGAGCGGGAGTCGGTGGCGGCCATCGTCACGTACGGCGTGCTCACCGCGTCCGGGAACACCTGCGCCGTGCACCGCTCGAGCAGCGCGAACGCCTCGTCGTCGAAGGGCGAGGTGGGGCTGGCCCCACCTCGCTCGAGCACCTCCACGTCCACGCCGCAGCCCGCGACGGCCCGGCGGAGGCGCTGCACCACGGCGTCCACGGAGTCCCCGGTCATGATGCGCGCGTTGACGCCCACCCACGCCTCGTCGGGCACGGCGTTCACGGCCTCGGAGCCGCGCATCGCGGTGAGCGCCAGCGTGGTGCGGACCATGGCGGCGCTCTCGGGCCCGGCCAGCACGAGCAGGCGCCCCGCGGCCGAGGGGAAGCGCCCCGCCAGGGCGCCCAGCGGGCCGGGCAGCACCCGGCGCAGCAGCTCCCGCGTGGCCGCGGGGAGGGTCACGGGTCCGAGCGCGGCGCGGCGCTCGGCGCGCTCGAGGGCCACCACCGCGCGCGCCAGCCGCGCGACCGGGCCGCCGCGGGCGGGCGTCGAGGCGTGCCCGCCACGACCTCGAGCCACGAGCCGGAGCACGGTGCTTCCCTTCTCCGTGACACCCACCACCGCCAGCGGCGCCCGCAGCCCCGGCAGGGCTCCGGCGGCGACGGCGCCGCCCTCGTCGAGCACGACCCACGGCCGCACACCGCGCTCGCGCAGCACCTCGACAGCGGCGGCCGAGGAGGCGCCGCCGGTCTCCTCGTCGCTCCCGAACGACAGCCAGACGTCTCGGGCGGGCACGAACCCCTCCGCCAGCAGGGCCTCCACGGCCGCGAGCACGACGACGAGCGGGCCCTTGTCGTCCAGGGTCCCGCGCCCCCACACGGCCTCGCCCTCCGCCGAGGGCGCCAGCACCCCGGCGAACGGCGGGTGGGTCCAGGCCGCCCCAGCCCCGGCCGGCACCACGTCCTGGTGGGCCAGGAGCACCAGCGGCGCTGCCTCCCCGCCGGCGCCGCCCGAGCCTCGCCAGCGCAGGAGCAGGGCGTGCGGGGACCCCGGCACCGCCACGCGCTCCAGCTGGGCGAACACCCGGCTGAAGTGCTGGTCCAGCACCTCGTGCAG is drawn from Quadrisphaera setariae and contains these coding sequences:
- a CDS encoding M20/M25/M40 family metallo-hydrolase, whose product is MSPSVVDPVTALVDAVRTRTTTGAAPELVALHEVLDQHFSRVFAQLERVAVPGSPHALLLRWRGSGGAGGEAAPLVLLAHQDVVPAGAGAAWTHPPFAGVLAPSAEGEAVWGRGTLDDKGPLVVVLAAVEALLAEGFVPARDVWLSFGSDEETGGASSAAAVEVLRERGVRPWVVLDEGGAVAAGALPGLRAPLAVVGVTEKGSTVLRLVARGRGGHASTPARGGPVARLARAVVALERAERRAALGPVTLPAATRELLRRVLPGPLGALAGRFPSAAGRLLVLAGPESAAMVRTTLALTAMRGSEAVNAVPDEAWVGVNARIMTGDSVDAVVQRLRRAVAGCGVDVEVLERGGASPTSPFDDEAFALLERCTAQVFPDAVSTPYVTMAATDSRSWTVLAERVHRFSPLRMSRAQRAGIHGVDEHVAVADLLDGVRWTTALLRGLP